A part of Deinococcus aerius genomic DNA contains:
- a CDS encoding YcjF family protein, which produces MLPLVKQVLDNFNFDVDPDLTPEENAEEVIRSAALLSGAIAVEPVPFADILLITPVQAKMVLHIGKIYGFDITPDRAREIAQELGATVAYGLFARQVMRGIAKLALPVIGGLITAPAVYGWTFALGRVAQNYFERKRAGLPVARQEQVKVIQEAKGQARRVLPSAQDFSDLAAELRRRADEKNRVQGGGPRDLN; this is translated from the coding sequence ATGCTGCCGCTCGTGAAGCAGGTGCTGGACAACTTCAACTTCGACGTGGACCCTGACCTCACGCCCGAGGAGAATGCCGAGGAGGTCATTCGGAGCGCGGCGCTGCTCTCCGGCGCGATCGCGGTGGAGCCCGTGCCCTTCGCCGACATCCTGCTCATCACCCCCGTCCAGGCCAAGATGGTGCTGCACATCGGCAAGATTTACGGTTTCGACATCACGCCGGACCGGGCCCGGGAGATCGCGCAGGAACTCGGGGCCACGGTTGCTTATGGCCTCTTCGCCCGGCAGGTCATGCGGGGGATCGCCAAGCTGGCCCTGCCCGTGATCGGCGGCCTGATCACCGCGCCCGCCGTGTATGGCTGGACCTTCGCGCTGGGGCGGGTCGCGCAGAACTACTTCGAGCGCAAGCGGGCGGGGCTGCCCGTCGCCCGGCAGGAGCAGGTCAAGGTCATTCAGGAGGCCAAGGGGCAGGCCCGGCGGGTGCTCCCCAGCGCCCAGGACTTCAGCGACCTCGCCGCCGAGCTGCGCCGCCGCGCCGACGAGAAAAACCGGGTCCAGGGCGGGGGACCGCGCGACCTGAACTGA